In one window of Hymenobacter nivis DNA:
- a CDS encoding class I SAM-dependent methyltransferase gives METALEQIRDQQKQTWDRFSPGWKKWDSWTMNFLRPIGDEIVNALHITAGDQVLDVATGTGEPGLTIARLANHGRVIGLDLSEGMLAVARENANQQGIANYEAVAGDVCEAPFDNHRFDAVSCRMGFMFFPDMLLAAQEMHRVLKPGGRLATCVWAAPAQNPWITTMMGAITAHMALPAPAPGAPGMFRCAQPGMLDGILQAAGFQNVHQKEMVSTVSFATPNEYWQNMMEVAAPVVAAMDQADEATRVAIKKSVFEALEQKRIDGEIRLQFTSLVLSAEKG, from the coding sequence ATGGAAACTGCCCTTGAGCAAATCCGCGACCAACAAAAGCAAACGTGGGACAGGTTTTCCCCCGGCTGGAAAAAATGGGACAGCTGGACAATGAATTTTCTTCGGCCCATAGGGGACGAGATTGTTAACGCCCTCCACATCACGGCCGGCGACCAAGTGCTGGACGTGGCCACCGGCACCGGCGAACCCGGCCTGACCATCGCCCGCCTGGCCAACCACGGCCGGGTAATTGGCCTCGACTTATCGGAGGGCATGCTGGCCGTGGCCCGGGAAAATGCTAATCAGCAGGGCATTGCTAACTACGAAGCGGTGGCGGGCGACGTATGCGAAGCGCCCTTCGATAACCACCGCTTCGATGCCGTCAGCTGCCGGATGGGTTTCATGTTTTTCCCGGATATGCTGCTGGCGGCGCAGGAAATGCACCGGGTACTGAAGCCCGGCGGCCGGCTGGCCACCTGCGTGTGGGCCGCCCCGGCCCAGAACCCCTGGATAACCACCATGATGGGCGCCATTACCGCGCATATGGCCCTACCGGCCCCGGCGCCCGGGGCCCCCGGCATGTTCCGCTGCGCGCAGCCCGGCATGCTGGATGGGATATTGCAAGCAGCTGGCTTTCAAAACGTCCACCAAAAAGAGATGGTGAGCACCGTTAGTTTTGCCACGCCGAATGAATACTGGCAAAATATGATGGAAGTGGCCGCGCCCGTAGTGGCCGCTATGGACCAAGCAGACGAAGCCACGCGGGTAGCCATCAAGAAATCAGTGTTTGAAGCGCTGGAGCAGAAAAGGATAGACGGGGAAATTCGCCTGCAATTTACCTCACTGGTACTTTCGGCGGAGAAAGGGTAA
- a CDS encoding HupE/UreJ family protein, which translates to MGSVFQTYLQLGFLHICNPRATDHLTFLLALCAPYVLADWRRVLALVTSFTVGHSFTLVLATLRLVTFPPAIIEALIPVTIMATAAFNLARAGRAGGPATPRRGPASLLWTAPNALAAAFGLIHGLGFSNYLRELLGQQSRPVLELLAFNVGVELGQVLIVSVILALGALLLRGFGVAQRDWVLAVNGAALGVAALLLLQQKYA; encoded by the coding sequence ATGGGCTCCGTTTTTCAAACCTACCTGCAATTAGGCTTTCTGCATATCTGCAACCCGCGGGCTACCGACCACCTCACGTTTTTGCTGGCCCTATGCGCGCCCTATGTGCTGGCCGACTGGCGGCGGGTGCTAGCGCTGGTCACGAGCTTCACCGTGGGGCACTCGTTCACGCTGGTGCTGGCCACGCTGCGGCTCGTCACGTTTCCACCGGCCATTATTGAGGCCCTGATTCCGGTGACCATTATGGCCACGGCCGCCTTCAATCTGGCGCGGGCCGGGCGGGCGGGCGGGCCCGCCACGCCGCGCCGGGGCCCCGCGTCGCTGCTCTGGACGGCCCCCAACGCCCTGGCCGCCGCGTTTGGCCTCATCCACGGCCTCGGATTTTCCAACTACCTGCGCGAATTGCTGGGCCAGCAGAGCCGGCCGGTGCTGGAGCTGCTGGCCTTTAATGTGGGCGTAGAGCTGGGGCAGGTGCTGATTGTGAGCGTGATCCTGGCGCTGGGGGCCTTGCTGCTGCGCGGCTTCGGCGTGGCCCAGCGCGACTGGGTGCTGGCTGTGAATGGCGCGGCGCTGGGCGTGGCGGCGCTGCTGCTGCTTCAGCAGAAATACGCTTGA
- a CDS encoding flavin monoamine oxidase family protein gives MAANSNNYSTDVLIIGAGAAGLLAARELARAGRRVCIVEAQDRIGGRVHTLGPPGFTQPIEAGAEFMHGEVPLTRALLAEAGMAWEEADGESYLVQDGQLQAQANYFAPLPPLLEKLQALTQDIPLADFLTREFPGPQHAALRAFATQFAEGYDAADAQRVSAWAMRDEWVAGGAQGSLRPAGGYGPLLHWLAAQAQAAGVLLHLAAPVREIRWQPGQVEAVTAAGATYRARQVLCTVPLGVWQQGPQQAGYLGFVPEVAAHRAAAAQLGFGSVIKIVLEFRTLFWHERLPEMEFLLSDAAVPTWWSQLPATTPQLTGWLAGPAAQRLAGAPDEAVLQLALASLAPLLAVSLEALQGQLCASYVRNWGREPHTYGAYSYATVGARAAQAALATPVADTLFFAGEGAYSGPFAGTVEAALVSGQDAARALLARPVLAAAPSRPVA, from the coding sequence ATGGCTGCCAACAGCAATAATTATTCTACCGACGTGCTGATTATCGGGGCGGGGGCTGCGGGGCTATTGGCGGCGCGGGAGCTGGCCCGGGCTGGCCGGCGCGTGTGCATCGTGGAGGCGCAGGACCGGATTGGCGGGCGCGTGCACACGCTGGGGCCCCCGGGCTTCACCCAGCCCATTGAGGCCGGGGCGGAGTTCATGCACGGGGAAGTGCCCCTCACCAGGGCCCTGCTGGCGGAAGCGGGCATGGCTTGGGAGGAAGCCGATGGCGAATCGTACCTAGTGCAGGATGGCCAGTTGCAAGCCCAGGCCAATTACTTCGCACCGCTGCCTCCGCTGCTGGAAAAACTCCAGGCGCTGACCCAAGATATACCGCTGGCTGATTTCCTGACCCGCGAGTTTCCGGGGCCCCAGCACGCGGCGCTGCGCGCCTTTGCCACCCAGTTTGCCGAAGGCTACGACGCGGCCGATGCGCAGCGCGTGAGCGCCTGGGCCATGCGCGACGAGTGGGTGGCGGGTGGGGCCCAGGGCTCGCTGCGGCCGGCGGGGGGCTACGGGCCGCTGTTGCACTGGCTGGCGGCGCAGGCGCAGGCGGCGGGGGTCCTGCTGCACCTGGCGGCGCCGGTGCGGGAAATCCGGTGGCAGCCCGGGCAAGTTGAGGCCGTAACGGCCGCCGGCGCTACTTATCGCGCCCGGCAGGTGCTGTGCACGGTGCCGTTGGGGGTGTGGCAGCAGGGCCCTCAGCAGGCTGGCTACCTGGGCTTCGTGCCAGAAGTGGCCGCGCACCGGGCCGCCGCGGCCCAGCTGGGTTTTGGCTCGGTTATCAAAATCGTGCTGGAATTCCGCACACTTTTCTGGCACGAGCGGCTGCCGGAGATGGAGTTTCTGCTCTCCGATGCGGCCGTGCCTACTTGGTGGAGCCAGCTGCCCGCTACTACGCCCCAGCTAACCGGCTGGCTGGCTGGCCCCGCCGCGCAGCGGCTCGCGGGGGCTCCTGATGAGGCGGTGCTGCAACTCGCTTTGGCGTCGCTGGCCCCCTTGCTGGCGGTGTCGCTCGAGGCTCTGCAAGGGCAGCTCTGCGCCAGCTACGTGCGGAACTGGGGCCGCGAGCCGCACACTTACGGTGCGTATTCGTACGCTACGGTGGGCGCTAGGGCGGCGCAAGCGGCCTTGGCTACGCCCGTGGCTGACACGCTGTTTTTCGCTGGCGAAGGCGCCTACAGCGGCCCGTTTGCTGGTACGGTGGAGGCTGCGCTTGTTAGTGGCCAGGACGCCGCCCGCGCGCTGCTGGCCCGGCCGGTACTAGCCGCCGCGCCCAGCCGTCCAGTTGCGTAA
- a CDS encoding HEPN family nuclease, giving the protein MSEMQGFGKLFVERSVKMLDTNWNNLKEQDVEVTTLVSCVFSLLCLIESGIEFKLGRTELEKDKFERFFADVPLFYKFNPSEFTENKIITSQVHIIENSILCNDSQNRGFENLIKKIRNSFAHGNILPINKAGKWDAIRAWNRNRNDIIDFIFEVGTEELFGVYKQLASIYKESVK; this is encoded by the coding sequence ATGAGCGAGATGCAAGGTTTTGGAAAATTGTTTGTAGAGCGGTCTGTTAAGATGCTTGATACAAATTGGAATAATTTGAAGGAACAAGATGTAGAGGTTACTACTCTAGTTAGTTGTGTCTTTTCGCTTCTGTGTCTTATTGAGTCTGGCATCGAGTTTAAGCTAGGTAGGACAGAATTAGAAAAGGATAAATTTGAAAGATTTTTTGCTGATGTACCGCTTTTTTATAAGTTCAATCCCTCTGAATTTACTGAAAATAAAATCATTACTAGTCAAGTGCATATAATAGAGAATAGTATTCTTTGTAACGATTCTCAAAATCGTGGTTTTGAAAATTTGATTAAGAAAATAAGAAACTCTTTTGCACATGGTAACATATTGCCTATAAATAAAGCAGGAAAATGGGATGCAATTCGTGCTTGGAATAGAAACAGAAATGATATAATTGATTTTATTTTTGAGGTGGGGACAGAGGAATTGTTTGGAGTATACAAGCAACTGGCCTCGATTTATAAGGAATCAGTAAAATAG